One stretch of Xanthomonas sp. DAR 35659 DNA includes these proteins:
- a CDS encoding glycine betaine ABC transporter substrate-binding protein has protein sequence MLALLAGVAGAAPEKVVVGSKNFTEAVVLGEIAAGAGRQAGVEVEHRRQLGGTRILWRALEQGSIDAYAEYTGTLAAELLQMPDADDAALRRALAQRGLAMSAPLGFDNTYAFGMRRQRAQALGIARLSDLAAHPTLKLGLSNEFISRADGWPGVRDAYRLPQTPTGLDHDLAYRALDSGAIDLTDLYSTDAEIPAHDLLVLQDDRHYFPRYAAVFLYRADLAQRAPRFVQALQGLGGRIDAATMQRLNAEAKLDKRAESAIAAQWLGIAAPAQDSRLVRGLQRTREHLALVGLSLGLALLVALPLGILAAYRPRLGQLVLSLTGVLQTLPSLAVFVFMIPLFGIGAKPAIAALFLYSLLPIVRNTHAGLTGIARELRETAAAIGLPPGTRLLRIELPLALRTILAGIKTAAVINVGTATLGALIGAGGYGQPILTGIRLDDLGLILEGAVPAAALALLVQGLFEILERVLTPRGLRLAARR, from the coding sequence ATGCTCGCCCTGCTCGCCGGCGTGGCCGGCGCGGCGCCGGAGAAGGTGGTGGTGGGTTCCAAGAACTTCACCGAGGCGGTGGTCCTCGGCGAGATCGCCGCCGGCGCCGGGCGCCAGGCCGGCGTGGAGGTCGAACACCGGCGCCAGCTCGGCGGCACCCGCATCCTGTGGCGCGCCCTGGAGCAGGGGTCGATCGATGCCTATGCCGAGTACACCGGCACCCTGGCCGCCGAACTCCTGCAGATGCCCGACGCCGACGACGCCGCGTTGCGCCGCGCGCTGGCGCAGCGCGGGCTGGCGATGAGCGCACCGCTGGGCTTCGACAACACCTATGCGTTCGGCATGCGCCGGCAGCGCGCGCAGGCGCTGGGCATCGCCCGCCTCTCCGACTTGGCCGCGCATCCGACGCTGAAGCTGGGGCTCAGCAACGAATTCATCTCGCGCGCCGACGGCTGGCCCGGGGTGCGCGACGCCTACCGCCTGCCGCAGACCCCGACCGGACTCGACCACGACCTGGCCTATCGCGCGCTGGACAGCGGCGCGATCGACCTCACCGACCTGTACAGCACCGACGCCGAGATCCCGGCGCACGACCTGCTGGTGCTGCAGGACGACCGCCACTATTTCCCGCGCTACGCCGCGGTGTTCCTGTACCGCGCCGACCTGGCGCAACGCGCGCCGCGCTTCGTACAGGCGCTGCAAGGCCTGGGCGGGCGCATCGACGCGGCGACGATGCAACGGCTCAATGCCGAAGCGAAGCTCGACAAGCGCGCCGAAAGCGCGATCGCCGCGCAGTGGCTGGGCATCGCCGCGCCGGCGCAGGACAGCCGGCTGGTGCGGGGACTGCAGCGCACGCGCGAACACCTGGCGCTGGTCGGCCTGTCGCTGGGCCTGGCCCTGCTGGTCGCGCTGCCGCTGGGCATCCTCGCCGCGTACCGGCCGCGGCTCGGCCAGCTGGTGCTGTCGTTGACCGGCGTGCTGCAGACGCTGCCGTCGCTGGCGGTGTTCGTGTTCATGATCCCGTTGTTCGGCATCGGCGCCAAACCGGCGATCGCCGCGTTGTTCCTGTATAGCCTGCTGCCGATCGTGCGCAACACCCATGCCGGCCTGACCGGCATCGCCCGCGAACTGCGCGAGACCGCCGCGGCGATCGGCCTGCCGCCGGGCACGCGGCTGTTGCGAATCGAACTGCCGCTGGCATTGCGCACCATCCTGGCCGGCATCAAGACCGCGGCGGTGATCAACGTCGGCACCGCCACCCTGGGCGCGCTGATCGGCGCCGGCGGCTACGGCCAGCCGATCCTCACCGGCATCCGCCTGGACGACCTGGGCCTGATCCTGGAAGGCGCGGTGCCGGCGGCGGCGCTGGCGCTGCTGGTGCAGGGCCTGTTCGAGATCCTGGAGCGGGTGCTGACCCCGCGCGGCCTGCGCCTGGCGGCGCGGCGCTGA
- a CDS encoding ATP-binding cassette domain-containing protein → MFALHQVTRRYGDTLALDRVDLTIAPGRTTALIGPSGAGKSSVLRMLLGLEWPDAGEVRFQGEPLRRATLLAQRRRIGYVIQEGGLFPHLSARDNAALLARTLGWARSRIDARLHELAALCRLPDVLLARYPAELSGGQRQRVGLIRALLLDPPVLLLDEPLGALDPIVRHELQTQMRELFALLGKTVVLVTHDVAEAAYLGDTLVLMRGGRIVQQGSVRTLLDAPAEPFVGQFLHAQRTLEDAR, encoded by the coding sequence ATGTTCGCACTGCACCAGGTCACCCGCCGCTACGGCGACACGCTCGCGCTGGACCGGGTCGATCTGACCATCGCGCCCGGCCGCACCACCGCGCTGATCGGCCCCAGTGGCGCCGGCAAGTCCAGCGTGCTGCGCATGCTGCTCGGGCTGGAGTGGCCGGACGCCGGCGAAGTCCGCTTCCAGGGCGAGCCGCTGCGCCGCGCCACCCTGCTGGCGCAACGCCGCCGCATCGGCTACGTGATCCAGGAAGGCGGGCTGTTCCCGCACCTGAGCGCGCGCGACAACGCCGCGCTGCTCGCGCGGACCCTGGGCTGGGCGCGATCGCGGATCGATGCGCGCCTGCACGAGCTGGCCGCGCTATGCCGCCTGCCGGACGTGCTGCTGGCGCGCTATCCGGCCGAATTGTCCGGTGGCCAGCGCCAACGCGTCGGCCTGATCCGCGCGCTGCTGCTGGACCCGCCGGTGCTGCTGCTGGACGAGCCGCTGGGCGCGCTCGATCCGATCGTGCGCCACGAACTGCAGACGCAGATGCGCGAGTTGTTCGCCCTGCTGGGCAAGACCGTGGTGCTGGTGACCCACGACGTCGCCGAGGCCGCCTACCTGGGCGATACGCTGGTGCTGATGCGCGGCGGGCGCATCGTGCAACAAGGCAGCGTGCGCACCTTGCTGGACGCGCCGGCCGAGCCTTTCGTCGGCCAGTTCCTGCACGCGCAACGCACCTTGGAAGACGCGCGGTGA
- a CDS encoding VOC family protein, whose amino-acid sequence MNSDHMVHAVDHIGFAVSSLEEAIRFWTIGLGFTLERQSEMGGQFLLQVTGTADPNVRTAIVKGPDGSRIELLEYSQGDRHGITPPTASAIGSAHLALRVQDMHAVLGRIEQAGWQARGKPQPIPAGPRKGTLVVYVTGPDHITLELMQANQ is encoded by the coding sequence ATGAATTCCGACCACATGGTGCATGCAGTCGATCATATTGGCTTCGCAGTCAGCTCATTGGAAGAAGCCATTCGCTTCTGGACAATTGGACTCGGGTTCACTCTTGAACGTCAGTCGGAAATGGGCGGGCAATTCCTTTTGCAAGTCACCGGCACCGCCGATCCGAACGTGCGAACAGCGATCGTCAAAGGTCCAGATGGCAGCCGAATAGAGTTGCTGGAGTATTCGCAGGGCGACCGCCACGGCATCACCCCACCTACGGCATCAGCGATTGGCTCGGCGCATTTGGCATTGAGAGTGCAAGACATGCACGCCGTCCTTGGACGCATCGAGCAAGCGGGCTGGCAAGCAAGAGGCAAGCCTCAACCGATTCCCGCAGGACCACGCAAGGGAACTCTGGTTGTGTATGTGACTGGGCCAGACCATATCACTCTGGAACTGATGCAGGCGAATCAGTAG
- a CDS encoding outer membrane protein assembly factor BamD produces MIRRSVPLSAHVRFIALILVMAVVATGCHRQKNKNPEEGMPVEQLYQKAHSQMESGNWAGAEGSFKRLIAQYPYGQYTEQAMMESAYAQYKAGKHDDAVSSIDRFIRTYPTHRNIAYMYYLRGLSNSNRDTVFLRRVWSLDPSRRDLSTPQQAYADFNIVAERYPNSRYAADARQRMIALRNVFAQQELDNALYYLRRDAWVSAAGRATYLLETYPQSAYQYDAVAVLAEAYTHLGNKPLADDARRVLELNDPQHPWLSGNWPKYPWMIRKLNPFAGEKSASTGQANSQMAR; encoded by the coding sequence ATGATCCGACGCTCCGTCCCGCTCTCCGCGCACGTCCGTTTCATCGCCCTGATCCTGGTCATGGCCGTCGTGGCGACGGGTTGCCACCGCCAGAAGAACAAGAATCCCGAGGAAGGGATGCCGGTGGAGCAGCTGTACCAGAAGGCGCACTCGCAGATGGAGAGCGGCAACTGGGCCGGCGCCGAGGGCAGCTTCAAGCGCCTGATCGCGCAGTACCCGTATGGGCAGTACACCGAGCAGGCGATGATGGAAAGCGCCTACGCGCAGTACAAGGCCGGCAAGCACGACGATGCGGTGTCCAGCATCGACCGCTTCATCCGCACCTACCCGACCCACCGCAACATCGCCTACATGTACTACCTGCGCGGCCTGTCCAACAGCAACCGCGACACGGTGTTCCTGCGCCGGGTGTGGTCGCTGGACCCGAGCCGCCGCGACCTGTCCACGCCGCAGCAGGCCTACGCCGACTTCAACATCGTCGCCGAGCGCTATCCCAACAGCCGCTACGCCGCCGATGCGCGCCAGCGCATGATCGCGCTGCGCAACGTGTTCGCCCAGCAGGAGTTGGACAACGCCCTGTACTACCTGCGCCGCGATGCCTGGGTCTCGGCCGCCGGCCGCGCCACCTACCTGCTGGAAACCTATCCGCAGAGCGCCTACCAGTACGACGCGGTGGCGGTGCTGGCCGAGGCCTACACCCACCTGGGCAACAAGCCGCTGGCCGACGACGCCCGCCGCGTGCTGGAGCTCAACGATCCCCAGCACCCGTGGCTGAGCGGCAACTGGCCCAAGTACCCGTGGATGATCCGCAAGCTCAACCCGTTCGCCGGCGAGAAGTCGGCCTCCACCGGGCAGGCCAACTCGCAGATGGCGCGCTGA
- the rluD gene encoding 23S rRNA pseudouridine(1911/1915/1917) synthase RluD — protein sequence MPNTLPDSPEDAAPDGPRQARVPDHAAGRRFDAVLAELFPEFSRSRLAEWIKSGDALLDGAPARPRDALRGGEIASLHAVLDTQTHALPEDIPLEVLYEDDQVIVLNKPAGLVVHPGAGNPSGTLVNALLYRDPSLAALPRAGIVHRLDKDTSGAMVVARTLPAHTSLVAQLSARDVHRQYLAVVAGPLVSGGTANAPIDRHPRDRLRMAVREDGRDAVTHYRLRERFRAHTALECRLETGRTHQIRVHMAHLKHPIIGDPLYGGPLKLPKGATEELIAELRGFKRQALHAETLEFKHPVHGEPVRATAAVPADLQRLLAALRVDSQLAAAQARR from the coding sequence ATGCCCAATACCCTCCCGGACTCTCCCGAGGACGCCGCCCCCGACGGCCCGCGCCAGGCGCGGGTGCCCGACCATGCCGCCGGCCGCCGCTTCGACGCGGTGCTGGCCGAGCTGTTTCCCGAATTCTCGCGCTCGCGCCTGGCCGAATGGATCAAGTCCGGCGACGCGCTGCTGGACGGCGCCCCGGCGCGGCCGCGCGACGCCCTGCGCGGCGGCGAGATCGCCAGCCTGCACGCGGTCCTGGACACCCAGACCCACGCCCTGCCCGAGGACATCCCGCTGGAGGTGCTGTACGAGGACGACCAGGTCATCGTGCTGAACAAGCCGGCCGGGCTGGTCGTCCATCCGGGCGCCGGCAACCCCAGCGGTACCCTGGTCAACGCCCTGCTGTACCGCGATCCGTCGCTGGCGGCGCTGCCGCGCGCCGGCATCGTGCACCGCCTGGACAAGGACACCAGCGGCGCGATGGTGGTGGCGCGGACCCTGCCGGCGCATACCTCGCTGGTGGCGCAGCTGTCCGCGCGCGACGTGCACCGCCAGTACCTGGCGGTGGTGGCCGGGCCGCTGGTCTCCGGCGGCACCGCCAACGCGCCGATCGACCGCCACCCGCGCGACCGCCTGCGCATGGCGGTACGCGAGGACGGCCGCGACGCGGTCACCCACTACCGGCTGCGCGAGCGCTTCCGCGCCCACACCGCGCTGGAATGCCGCCTGGAGACCGGGCGCACCCACCAGATCCGCGTGCACATGGCGCATCTGAAGCACCCGATCATCGGCGACCCGCTGTACGGCGGGCCGCTGAAGCTGCCCAAGGGCGCCACCGAGGAGCTGATCGCCGAGTTGCGCGGCTTCAAGCGCCAGGCGCTGCATGCCGAGACGCTGGAGTTCAAGCATCCCGTGCATGGCGAGCCGGTGCGCGCCACCGCCGCGGTGCCGGCCGACCTGCAGCGCCTGTTGGCGGCGCTGCGCGTCGACTCGCAGTTGGCCGCCGCGCAGGCGCGGCGCTGA
- the pgeF gene encoding peptidoglycan editing factor PgeF, which yields MSDFVLPAEWPTPPRVRALTTLRHGAGASLPPFDRFNLGNRTAAEGDDPDTVQRNRDELAARLALPTPPHWLRQVHGVQVLRFERPPAAIGIDAEPTADAAVTGVPGVVLAILTADCLPVVFAARDGSEIGAAHAGWQGLAAGVLEATVAALRTPAAQLQAWLGPAAGPDAYEIGSNVRDAFLAHDPAAASAFVATRPGHWRVDLSALARQRLAAAGVPAAQVHGGGLCTITDARRFFSYRRDRRSGRMATLAWIGD from the coding sequence ATGAGCGATTTCGTGCTTCCCGCCGAGTGGCCGACCCCGCCGCGGGTACGCGCGCTGACCACGCTGCGCCACGGCGCCGGCGCCTCGCTGCCGCCGTTCGACCGCTTCAACCTGGGCAACCGTACCGCCGCCGAGGGCGACGATCCGGACACGGTGCAGCGCAACCGCGACGAACTCGCCGCGCGCCTGGCGCTGCCAACGCCGCCGCACTGGCTGCGGCAGGTGCACGGCGTGCAGGTGCTGCGCTTCGAGCGCCCGCCTGCCGCCATCGGCATCGACGCCGAACCGACCGCCGACGCGGCGGTCACCGGCGTGCCCGGGGTGGTGCTGGCGATCCTGACCGCCGATTGCCTGCCGGTGGTGTTCGCCGCCCGCGACGGCAGCGAAATCGGCGCCGCGCATGCCGGCTGGCAGGGCCTGGCCGCCGGCGTGCTGGAGGCCACGGTCGCCGCGCTGCGCACCCCGGCGGCGCAGCTGCAGGCCTGGCTGGGGCCGGCGGCGGGGCCGGACGCCTACGAGATCGGCAGCAACGTGCGCGATGCCTTCCTCGCGCACGACCCGGCCGCGGCCAGCGCCTTCGTCGCGACCCGTCCCGGCCATTGGCGGGTGGATCTGTCTGCGCTGGCGCGGCAACGGCTGGCCGCGGCCGGGGTGCCGGCCGCGCAGGTGCACGGCGGCGGCCTGTGCACGATCACCGACGCGCGGCGCTTCTTTTCCTATCGCCGCGATCGCCGCAGCGGCCGCATGGCGACGCTGGCGTGGATCGGGGACTGA
- a CDS encoding DUF4166 domain-containing protein: protein MDRGLSAPLFAQVLGAAFAGLPPALRALHSVPQRQRYVGHAEVRRGRHPLLPLCAWLARLPPASAATPVEVTFSADARGERWERRFGAHAMPSRLWLRDGRLRERLGAVEFEFALRVDGAAIVWSATRAWAFGVLPLPRRWLAGVHCRESEHAGRYAFLVEVALPWIGPFIRYEGLLDPA, encoded by the coding sequence GTGGATCGGGGACTGAGCGCGCCGCTGTTCGCGCAGGTGCTCGGCGCGGCGTTCGCGGGGCTGCCGCCGGCGCTGCGCGCGCTGCATTCGGTGCCGCAGCGGCAGCGCTACGTGGGCCATGCCGAGGTGCGCCGCGGCCGGCATCCGTTGCTCCCGCTGTGCGCGTGGTTGGCGCGGCTGCCGCCGGCCAGCGCCGCCACCCCGGTGGAGGTGACCTTCAGCGCCGACGCGCGCGGCGAGCGCTGGGAGCGCCGCTTCGGCGCGCACGCGATGCCGTCGCGGCTCTGGCTGCGGGACGGCCGGCTGCGCGAGCGGCTGGGCGCGGTCGAGTTCGAGTTCGCGTTGCGCGTGGACGGTGCGGCCATCGTCTGGAGCGCCACGCGCGCCTGGGCGTTCGGCGTGCTGCCGCTGCCGCGGCGCTGGCTGGCCGGGGTGCACTGCCGCGAAAGCGAGCACGCCGGCCGCTATGCGTTCCTGGTCGAGGTGGCGCTGCCGTGGATCGGTCCGTTCATCCGCTACGAGGGCCTGCTTGACCCGGCCTGA
- a CDS encoding thiol-disulfide oxidoreductase DCC family protein, with product MRAPLPAPDAGGAIVVFDGVCLLCSRWVRFLLRFDRRGRYRFASVQSASGRALLQANGVDPDDPLSFLLLTPQRAWTDSDAAIGVIAGLGGAWRVVALLRLVPRRWRDAAYRVLARNRYRWFGTSSQCFLPDPEQRSRFLE from the coding sequence ATGCGCGCGCCACTGCCGGCGCCGGACGCCGGTGGCGCGATCGTCGTGTTCGACGGCGTGTGCCTGCTGTGCAGTCGCTGGGTGCGCTTCCTGTTGCGGTTCGATCGCCGCGGCCGCTACCGCTTTGCCTCGGTGCAATCGGCCAGTGGCCGCGCCTTGCTGCAGGCCAACGGGGTGGATCCGGACGACCCGCTGTCGTTCCTGCTGCTGACCCCGCAACGCGCGTGGACCGATTCGGACGCGGCGATCGGCGTGATCGCCGGCCTCGGCGGCGCCTGGCGCGTGGTCGCGCTGCTGCGGCTGGTGCCGCGGCGCTGGCGCGATGCCGCGTACCGGGTGCTGGCGCGCAACCGTTATCGCTGGTTCGGCACTTCCTCGCAATGCTTCCTGCCCGACCCGGAGCAGCGTTCGCGTTTTCTGGAGTGA
- a CDS encoding methyl-accepting chemotaxis protein, with the protein MTLPDAASPRPIGRLRLPPRPLLLALAYALGLLAMALYALHVGRQLGPNGPALARLAPALAAAALLVAALSWAGTRRAAPSQRALQAVQALGEGRFEQRLDGAADAADAALLRALQTAQARLAERQAQTEAELRRGRFVLQALDDLDTMVRIADDDGRVHFANRKLLQMLRAIEPDVQSFRPEFRAERFVGGSIGDIYPDSQAAIDRMRALTGSKRVRAPFFGRQIDFVYSPITSAEGVRLGTIAQWEDVTAQVNAEQALTTVIEAAAHGDFSRRLDTAAMDGVLKALAEGVNRISDSVESNLAALASALAALAEGDLTHRIDGQAQGVFARLREDTHRTVARLTEIIVGIQSAAEAIRRAAVEIAAGNTDLSDRTEQQAASLEETASAMEELTSAVKQNADNAQQANGLAQRTGEVARSGGEVMDEVIATMGAISTSSQRIGEIIGVIDGIAFQTNILALNAAVEAARAGEQGRGFAVVASEVRSLAQRSADAAKEIKQLIEDSTRKVTLGAELVNRAGATMHEIVGAVQRVTGLIGEISAASAEQSSGIEQVNRTVMQLDEVTQRNAALVEEATAAARSMEEQAGSLATAVAVFRIDRNAGAQAGAGNVTALLRGTG; encoded by the coding sequence ATGACCTTGCCAGACGCCGCATCCCCTCGCCCGATCGGCCGCCTCCGCCTGCCCCCGCGCCCGTTGCTGCTCGCCCTGGCCTATGCGCTCGGCCTGTTGGCGATGGCGCTGTACGCGTTGCACGTCGGCCGCCAGCTTGGGCCGAACGGGCCGGCGCTGGCGCGCCTGGCGCCGGCACTGGCCGCCGCGGCGCTGCTGGTGGCGGCACTGTCCTGGGCCGGCACGCGGCGCGCGGCGCCGTCGCAGCGCGCGCTGCAGGCGGTGCAGGCGCTGGGCGAAGGCCGCTTCGAGCAACGCCTCGATGGCGCCGCGGACGCGGCCGACGCGGCGCTGCTGCGCGCATTGCAGACCGCGCAGGCGCGGCTGGCCGAGCGCCAGGCGCAGACCGAGGCCGAGTTGCGCCGCGGCCGCTTCGTGCTGCAGGCGCTGGACGACCTGGACACCATGGTCCGCATCGCCGACGACGACGGCCGCGTGCATTTCGCCAACCGCAAGCTGCTGCAGATGCTGCGCGCGATCGAACCCGACGTGCAGAGCTTCCGCCCCGAGTTCCGCGCCGAGCGCTTCGTCGGCGGCAGCATCGGCGACATCTATCCCGACAGCCAGGCCGCGATCGACCGCATGCGCGCGCTGACCGGCTCCAAGCGCGTGCGCGCGCCGTTCTTCGGCCGCCAGATCGACTTCGTCTACAGCCCGATCACCAGCGCCGAGGGCGTGCGCCTGGGCACCATCGCGCAATGGGAGGACGTGACCGCGCAGGTGAACGCCGAGCAGGCGCTGACCACGGTGATCGAGGCCGCCGCGCACGGCGATTTCAGCCGCCGTCTCGACACCGCGGCGATGGACGGCGTGCTCAAGGCGCTGGCCGAAGGCGTCAACCGCATTTCCGATTCGGTGGAAAGCAACCTCGCCGCGCTGGCCAGCGCGCTGGCCGCGCTCGCCGAAGGCGACCTCACCCACCGCATCGACGGCCAGGCGCAGGGCGTGTTCGCGCGCCTGCGCGAGGACACCCACCGCACCGTGGCCAGATTGACCGAGATCATCGTCGGCATCCAAAGCGCGGCCGAGGCGATCCGCCGCGCCGCGGTGGAGATCGCCGCCGGCAACACCGACCTGTCCGACCGCACCGAGCAGCAGGCGGCGAGCCTGGAGGAAACCGCCAGCGCGATGGAGGAACTGACCTCGGCGGTGAAGCAGAACGCCGACAATGCGCAGCAGGCCAACGGCCTGGCGCAACGCACCGGCGAGGTGGCCCGCTCCGGCGGCGAGGTGATGGACGAGGTGATCGCGACGATGGGCGCGATCAGCACCTCGTCGCAGCGCATCGGCGAGATCATCGGCGTAATCGACGGCATCGCCTTCCAGACCAACATCCTGGCGCTCAACGCCGCGGTGGAGGCGGCGCGCGCCGGCGAACAGGGCCGCGGCTTCGCCGTGGTCGCCTCGGAAGTGCGCTCGCTGGCGCAGCGCTCGGCGGACGCGGCCAAGGAGATCAAGCAACTGATCGAGGATTCCACGCGCAAGGTCACGCTCGGCGCGGAGTTGGTGAACCGCGCCGGCGCGACCATGCACGAGATCGTCGGCGCGGTGCAGCGGGTGACCGGGCTGATCGGCGAGATCAGCGCCGCCAGCGCCGAACAGTCCAGCGGCATCGAGCAGGTCAACCGCACGGTGATGCAACTGGACGAAGTGACCCAGCGCAACGCCGCGCTGGTCGAGGAAGCGACCGCCGCCGCGCGTAGCATGGAGGAACAGGCCGGCAGCCTGGCCACCGCGGTGGCGGTGTTCCGCATCGATCGCAACGCCGGCGCGCAGGCCGGCGCCGGCAACGTCACCGCGTTGCTGCGCGGCACGGGCTAG
- a CDS encoding glucose/quinate/shikimate family membrane-bound PQQ-dependent dehydrogenase gives MFAAYAVVIALLGLALAFMGGQLVAVGGSWYYLLAGLALAISGALLALGRRAGLWLFGLTLAATIAWALAEVGLDGWALIPRLAMISVLGLLLLPFWKVARRRLAPLSGLGYALVAGVLPVLGALLVFAPLLFPRTIELANPALAAQRPQAAFSRATVRSPDGNVAANHDAGDWTAYAGSNLSNHYSPGAQITPDNVKDLKIAWEFHTGDLKPAGSKLGYAFQNTPLKVGDLVYICTPTQKVIAVEATTGKERWRFDPKTNPKAMAGVAATTCRGVSYFEATTPVAECAKRIFWPMVDGRLGALDAATGKLCESFGDHGYVDLNKDTGNTKPGFVGPTSPPVVMRGVVIQPTGQVRDGQERDAPSGVVRAFDAVSGQLRWAWDLGNPAIDAAPPAGQTYTRSTPNVWSLMAADDELGLVYLPTGNASGDFFGKGRTPQEEEYTASLVALDAATGKERWHFRTVNHDLWDYDIGPQPNLVDFPVPGGGTRPAVIQATKSGQVFVLDRETGKPIMPVRQLPVPQGTDHGDWTAKTQPVSPGMPNTVGAPSKDYETIVESDAWGITPFDQLACRIQFKKLRYEGMFTPPSLQGSLSFTGNHGGINWGGVSVDLQRGIMVMNSNRLPYTENVYPRQKMNALGVVSVFNGKSKTPGYMAQEGLAYGARKEPWMSPLNTPCIAPPWGYISGVDLRTQQVIWRRPLGTGYDQGPMGIPSKMKFELGTPNNSGSLATAGGVTFIGAALDNFLRGYDTQTGKLLWEVRVPAGPQAAPLSYTVDGKQYIVAAIGGHDRMETKPGDSVIAWTLPDAAPAK, from the coding sequence CTGTTCGCCGCGTATGCCGTGGTCATCGCCCTGCTGGGCCTCGCGCTCGCCTTCATGGGCGGGCAACTCGTCGCCGTCGGCGGCTCCTGGTACTACCTGCTGGCCGGCCTCGCCCTGGCCATCTCCGGCGCGCTGCTGGCGCTCGGCCGCCGCGCCGGGCTCTGGCTGTTCGGCCTGACCCTGGCCGCCACCATCGCCTGGGCACTGGCCGAGGTCGGCCTGGACGGCTGGGCGCTGATCCCGCGCCTGGCGATGATCTCTGTGCTGGGCCTGCTGCTGTTGCCGTTCTGGAAGGTCGCGCGCCGGCGCCTGGCGCCGCTGTCCGGCCTGGGCTACGCGCTGGTCGCCGGCGTGCTGCCGGTGCTCGGTGCGCTGCTGGTGTTCGCGCCGCTGCTGTTCCCGCGCACGATCGAGCTGGCCAATCCGGCGCTGGCCGCGCAGCGGCCGCAGGCCGCGTTCAGCCGCGCCACGGTGCGCAGCCCCGACGGCAACGTCGCCGCCAACCACGATGCCGGCGACTGGACCGCCTACGCCGGTTCCAACCTGTCCAACCACTACAGCCCGGGCGCGCAGATCACCCCGGACAACGTCAAGGACCTGAAGATCGCCTGGGAATTCCACACCGGCGACCTCAAGCCGGCCGGTTCCAAGCTCGGCTACGCGTTCCAGAACACCCCGCTGAAGGTCGGCGACCTGGTCTACATCTGCACGCCGACGCAGAAAGTGATCGCGGTCGAGGCCACCACCGGCAAGGAGCGCTGGCGCTTCGATCCCAAGACCAACCCCAAGGCGATGGCCGGCGTCGCCGCCACCACCTGCCGCGGCGTGTCCTATTTCGAGGCCACCACCCCGGTCGCCGAATGCGCCAAGCGCATTTTCTGGCCGATGGTGGACGGGCGCCTGGGCGCGCTCGACGCGGCCACCGGCAAGCTGTGCGAGAGCTTCGGCGACCACGGCTACGTCGACCTGAACAAGGACACCGGCAACACCAAGCCCGGCTTCGTCGGCCCGACCTCGCCGCCGGTGGTGATGCGCGGCGTGGTGATCCAGCCCACCGGCCAGGTCCGCGACGGCCAGGAACGCGACGCGCCGTCCGGCGTGGTGCGCGCCTTCGACGCGGTCAGCGGCCAGCTGCGCTGGGCCTGGGATCTGGGCAACCCGGCGATCGACGCCGCGCCGCCGGCCGGCCAGACCTACACCCGCTCGACCCCGAACGTGTGGTCGCTGATGGCCGCCGACGACGAACTGGGCCTGGTCTACCTGCCCACCGGCAACGCCTCCGGTGACTTCTTCGGCAAGGGCCGCACTCCCCAGGAGGAGGAGTACACCGCCTCGCTGGTCGCGCTGGATGCGGCCACCGGCAAGGAGCGCTGGCACTTCCGCACCGTCAACCACGACCTGTGGGACTACGACATCGGCCCGCAGCCGAACCTGGTCGATTTCCCGGTCCCCGGTGGCGGCACGCGCCCGGCGGTGATCCAGGCGACCAAGTCCGGCCAGGTGTTCGTACTCGACCGCGAGACCGGCAAGCCGATCATGCCGGTGCGGCAACTGCCGGTGCCGCAGGGCACCGACCACGGCGACTGGACCGCCAAGACCCAGCCGGTGTCGCCGGGCATGCCCAATACCGTCGGCGCGCCGAGCAAGGACTACGAGACCATCGTCGAATCCGACGCCTGGGGCATCACCCCGTTCGACCAGTTGGCCTGCCGCATCCAGTTCAAGAAGCTGCGCTACGAAGGCATGTTCACCCCGCCCAGCCTGCAGGGATCGCTGTCGTTCACCGGCAACCACGGCGGCATCAACTGGGGCGGCGTCTCGGTCGATCTGCAGCGCGGCATCATGGTGATGAACAGCAACCGCCTGCCGTACACCGAGAACGTGTACCCACGGCAAAAGATGAACGCCCTCGGCGTGGTCTCTGTGTTCAACGGCAAGAGCAAGACGCCCGGCTACATGGCCCAGGAAGGCCTGGCCTACGGCGCGCGCAAGGAACCGTGGATGTCGCCGCTGAACACGCCGTGCATCGCCCCGCCGTGGGGCTACATCTCCGGGGTGGACCTGCGCACCCAGCAGGTGATCTGGCGGCGTCCGCTGGGCACCGGCTACGACCAGGGCCCGATGGGCATCCCGTCGAAGATGAAGTTCGAACTGGGCACGCCCAACAACAGCGGTTCGCTGGCCACCGCCGGCGGGGTGACCTTCATCGGCGCGGCGCTGGACAACTTCCTGCGCGGCTACGACACCCAGACCGGCAAGCTGCTGTGGGAAGTGCGGGTGCCGGCCGGCCCGCAGGCCGCGCCGCTGAGCTATACGGTGGACGGCAAGCAGTACATCGTCGCCGCGATCGGCGGCCACGACCGCATGGAGACCAAGCCCGGCGACAGCGTGATCGCCTGGACCCTGCCGGACGCCGCGCCGGCGAAGTAA